The sequence ACACGCTCTACCCGAGGTTCTGTGGAGTTCACGTGTCTCGCCTGGCTGGGTGCCGTCCCTGCAGCGGCGAAGATTAGTCGAATGTCGGTGACGGTCCAATAGTGAGCCACTAGACGCCAAGCCCGCGAAATGGCTCACTTTTCGACCAGACAGTCGAAGGAGGCAAATGCCTTGGATGGCTCCGTGCATGTATCAGGCCGCTCAGTTTAGGCCCCTCCGTCCACGAAAATCAGGGAAGCCGGACTTGAGCTCGAGCTCAGTTGTCCTCATACCGGTCAAAGACCGGTCGCAGCGCATACTGTCGGATATGCTGCTGAATCTCTGATAACCCCGCTTGGTCGTAGAGCACATTTAGACGAGCCCGTGTCTCTGCTAGTCGCTGCCGCAATTCGCTTGTCATCGGGTCGTCCGGTTCAGTTCCGGCTTCATCCCGAGCAATCATGTGATTGCGCTGTCTGACGACTTCGGCTTCAAGTGCACGAATCTCCGCGTGCAGCGCTTGTAACCTTTCTGAGGAGGCCCGGATGGCGGCCTCAAAAGGAAGGGAAACACGGGCTTGCGGATCGCGCGTCAGGTTGTACGCCGCCGGGGATAGCCACTCTGCGTAGCTGGAATTCGCCTCGTTCTGTGTCTCAGCGCGTTGCTGCGCGACGTCCTCTAGCTCCTCCCTCGCGGATAGGATTCTTTCGTGGCTGGCGACGGACTGGACATGACTTGCTGCGTAGTTGAAGAAGGACAGGCCGTTGTAGATGTGGATGGACCTACCGCGTGAATGTTCTCGAAACTCTTTGATCAGTTCAGGCCGGGGCATAATTTGTTTGCCTTGAGCGGAAACCCACCAGTCCTCTTTGGCGTCCTCAGTCACGAGAATTATGTCTAGCTCATGCTCCTTGGCGTAATCCAAAACCTGCCGCCAGAAAACGAAGTCACCGTACTTACGGGTGCCCTCTTTGGCTTGGTCTTTGTACCCGGGCGGAATCTCTTGGGCAAAACGGACGGCTCCCTCTTTATAAAGCTTCTCCAGGTCATCCGGCGACGGCTCGTCTCCAACCTTTCCCTCATACAGTTCTGTGATTTTCTCTAGAACTGCGTCTTCGGCGGACGGTCCGTTGCGGTCGGCTAGCTTTGCGCTTTCTTCTCGGAGCTCATCAAGAAGATCTTTAGCTGCAGCCAGGAGTGCCTTGTGCTTGTCGCCGGCAGTAAGGTGTGACTTCCGGGGCGACTGGCTAATCGCGTTGACGAGTCTTTCAATGTGATTGATCTGCTCTTTATGAGTTGCGTTGGTTTCGGACCGAACAGCTAAGCGGTTCTCGTGGTATTCGTGGGCCGCTTGGAACGGTAGCCACAGTCGCTCTTGAAAGGCGGAAGCCAGCTCTAAGTATGTGGCAGAGGTGGTTGCCTCATATCTATGGAAGTCCAACAGGACATTTGCATCAAAGACTATGGTGGCTGTGTTCCAGAGACCCTGCAGCTCCTCGGCTGATGGCCTGTAGAAGCCTCTGAATTTGTCCCGCATACGATCGAGCTCCTGAAATTGCTCCTGACTGAATCCCTCCGCATCCTATGGCCCGCCGAAGCTTTCGACATGCTCACCACGCGGGCGCTGGCTGGGCGCTTTTGCTATGGGGTGTCATTGTCGCATTGGGTTGTATCCCCTCAACGAAGTGAACCCCGGCGCGGGATCTTTCCGTCACTGTCAGCTACGAGGAGCTCCAGGCCATCATCGCTGACGACCGCAACTGGGCAATGGCGGAGGGCGCTCAACTCCGTCCAGGGGATCTACCTCATCGCCTGCGTCAGCAAGCGCAGGCTGCATGTGGGGAAAGCCGACGGCACAGAACCTTCCGGTACTGCGCTTCGGTGGCGCAGGGGCCAAACACCGTGTCCGGATCCAGGGGTCGCCTTGCTTCCCGGCGGCTATGCTGGCCGTGACCATGTCCACCACTTCGTCGTATCGGCTGGCCGGGGCCAGGATGCGGGTGGAGATGTAGCAGGTCCGCCCGGTGTTCCGCGTGGAAGACTTGATCAGCACCCGCGACATGGCGGCCTGGGTCTCCGGAGGGAGTATGCCAAGAACGGCCATGGTGGCAACGTCGCCCTCCGGGAGCTGGCAGCTGCCGATGACCGGCACCGGCAACACTTCCAGTTCAGCATCCTGCAATTCTTCTCGCCAAGTGCGCCGGCCGCAGGTCGACGCCGCCGAAACCCACTACAAGAGGGCTCTACTTACACGGCAGTTCGGCATGGAGCTGAACTGACGGTTTCAAGTACTGGTGGTTCCTGCTGCTTGATCCATCTGGTTTCCCACCGCTCGTATGGCTCCGCGGTCATGGACATGGTTCTCTGCGGGTCGCTGAGAATGCTGGTGGTTAGGGATTGCGACTTGCCAGTCTGGCCCTCCCGTACGGACTGGCGTCCAGTCATCGACAGACCCCGGCGTCGCATGCCAACCGGTGGAGAATGCGACATTGGCCAGACCTTCGCAGAACCATTGGACAAAAACGGTGTCCTGCTGTGAGCGTAGTCGGCAACTGGGTCGGTGGGAGAGTGCGTGGCTGCATGTCATGACTGCCACATTTTTGGGAGTCCGGGTTGCCTCGAAGGAACGTGAGACAACAACTCGTACCGAGGTGTTGAGACGTTTCCAAACAGGGAAAGGAGGAGACAGAAGACGTAAGAGTCCTAGTGTTATTACCTATAGTTCGTGAGACGCCGCAACTGGACCCGGGCTGCCTGTTGCCAGACACGCGGGGTCGTGTGATGGAATCCTCGTGAAGGGCCAGAATGGCTGGCCATTGGACCTGGGGGATCCATGGGCCTTGTGGCAATTCTTGACGGTGCGCGAGTCGATGCTTCCGAGTATTCGGCCGCGGCCTGGGCGGCATTGAAAGAGTCGGAGGATGCGAAACGGGTAGTGATGCCACTGTGCGGCATCAGAGCCATCGCCAAGTCGCGAGGTGAAACCTTTTTCTTCGCCCACTACCGGACCTCCGAGTGCAAGGTGGACCACGGCGGCGAGTCCCCGCAGCACATCGCCATGAAGACGGCACTTCGGGACCGCATCAACGCGATCGACGGGTGGCATGCGCTGGTCGAGTATCCGCACCCGTCGAGGGAATGGATCATCGATGTCCTGGCCGAGTCCGACGACAAGCGGCGTCGCATTGCCTTCGAGGTGCAGCTCTCCTCCCAGACCCCCGAGAGATACCAGCAGCGGAGCCAGCGGTATTTCAACGATCGCGTGTTCCCGATGTGGATCATCCCTCGTCGACTCGAATACAACCGAACCCACATTCCAGCCGTCGTTACCGGCTTCGGGAAGAGCTCAGCCGTCCCGGAGGACCCCACCGACCTGATGACCCTCGACATCCGCTGCGACTTCCGGGAGGAAGACACCCTCGGCGACCTGGTCGACAATCTGCTCCGTCGTGGTCACCGATGGGCCTATGGAAGCCCGGATGACCAGGCGGCCCGGCACAAGCGTGAGGAAGAGTACGAGGCCCGTCTGCGGGAAGAGGAGCGGCTACGGCAGGAGGCCCTGAATGCGCGTATCGAGGAGATGAACAACAACAGCGCCTCGCCCGAGGCGGCATTCGGAGTCCACACTGTTTTCACGGAAGATGGTCCGTTCGTCTGGGCAACCCTCACTCAATGCTGGAGCTGCGAGCACCCGATGTTGCTCTGGAACGCGGACTCAGCCAGGGCCGGTGTGCAGTATTCCTCTCCCCCTGCCTTGGAGATTCGGCGAGAAGTCGGCGCAAAGCGCTACGAGAACCATCCGGACGTCCATAAGGTCCTCAACAAGTGGATGCGCGAGACCCGGGCTGACGTGGAGAAGGCCAAGATCCAAGTCCGGCGCAGCAAGATGAAGGGCGCTGACTACAGTGCCTTCGTCTGTCCGCAATGCGATGCGCTGATCGGCCAGATGTTCATCTCATGCCTACGAACGGAAAAGTGGTCGCTCGTCAGCGCCCCACTCCTGAAGAAGAAGGGCGTGGCGGCGCGGCCGGCCGCGGGCGAGGCTGGCCACTTCGACCCCAGGCGAGGAAAGCCGCGAAAGCAACGTCTGGCCGCCGTCCCGCTTGAACCGCGCATCCACCCGCCGCGTCCTACAGTGCCGGAAGAACTGCAAACAGACCGCAAGAAGACCTGGGAGGAGCTCCACTCCCCCGACGGCATCGCCGAAGCGAGGCGCAGGTTCATGGGGACGAGCAGCCCGTACCGCGGGAACTGATCGGGCGGGTGGCGGGGAGCCGTTTCACTGACACGAAGTGTGGACGCCCCTGCTGTAAGTTGAGGCCATGCGCTTTGTTTCCCGGAATGATCCGGTCCTCGTATGAGCGCCCACGTCGAAGTCGCCGGTGGCAAGGCGATTCTGACCCTTCGCCCGGACGGGATCCTGCAGCTCGTCTGGGCACCGGGCGCGTACGTTGATGAGGACGACGCCGTCTCAGCCGTCACCATGATGAACCAGGTCAGCCCGGACCATGACCGGCCGCTGCTGGTCGATATGCGGAACATTGGGAACACCTCGACGCGGGCCAGGGATGTTTTCGTGCGTCCGCATGCGGTTTCACGGGTGGCTCTGCTCGGCGAATCCCCTGTGGACGAGGTGATCGCCAGCTTCTTCACGGGCGTCCGCCAGCCCCAACGCCCCACCCGATACTTCACGTCTGAGGCCAAAGCGCTGAGCTGGCTGTCCGGCGGCTGACCGGCCGGCCTCAGGCAGCCGGGACTGGCCAGGCGTAGACCGGAGGGCGGCGTTCAGTCCCCGCGTTGGTGTTGATTGGGGTGCTTTCGGGGTAGGTTTCCTTTGAGAGGCGATCAGGGCAAGGACAGGGGAGGCCATGCTTTTTGAGCCGTTATATGCGTACTACCGCGCCTTGGGCCCGAGGGGCCGGGCGGTGTTGTTCCAGCTTCCGTTGTCGATAACGATGATGCTGGTGACGATCCTGACGAGGATCCTGAATCCTGAACTGGCCTGGTCGGGGCCATTTCTGTACAGCCTTGGAATCCATCTCTTCCTTCTTGCCGCCTGCGCCCTGGTGCCCTGGCGGCGCGTGCCCGAACGGGCGGTGCTCATCATCCCGTTGCTGGACTGCCTGGCCATCGGAATCACCCGCGAGGCCGCAGACCAGTACCTCGCAGTTCTGGGATTTCTGCTGGTCTTCCCGGTGGTGTGGCTGGCCGCAGACCGGCGCCGCAGCGGTGTCCTGCTGGCGATCCTCTTCACGGTCCTTAGCGCGGTCCTTCCGCCGGTCATCCTGGGCACAGGCTTTGACGGACCAGACTTCATCCGGATCGTGCTCCTGCCCGTTATTGTCGGAGCGATCGCGCTCACGGCCTATGCGATCGCCAACGCCCTCTCCCTGCAGCGGCGCCAGCTGGAGGCGCAGGCCTGTGAGGTTCGGGACCTGCTGGCCGCCAGCGAGGAGCGTGAGCGTCTCATCGGCACTGTCATGGATACCGTCAGCGTTGGCGTCTGTGCCCTCGACGCCCAGGGCGGCATCGTCCTGATGAACCACCAGCTCAGCAGCCGCGTGGGTAGGACCATCACGGGCACACCCACGCCCGATGACCACGCCGACTGCCCTGTCTACGGCGCCGACCGGAAGCATCCCCTTCCCATGGAGCGGCATCCTGCGTTCCGCGCCGCCAGGGGTGAGTCGTTCACGGATGAACTGATCTGGGCCGGCGAGGGAACCGACCAGAAGGCGTACTCCGCGACATGCCGGCTGATCGAGGGCGCCGGCGGCCAGCGCTCCGGGGCGGTCCTTGCCTTTACTGACGTCACGGCGCTGGTCGAAGCACTCTCGGCCAAGGACCAGTTCGTCGCGAACGTCTCGCACGAGTTGCGGACCCCGCTGACCTCCATTGTTGGCTACCTGGACCTGGGCTTGGCGGAAGAGGGCGTCGATCCGGAGATGGAGTTCTTCCTGACCGTGGCAAGGCGCAACGCCGAACGACTCCTGCACCTGGTCGGTGACCTGCTCACCATCGCCTCCGACGGTATGACCATTGAACCCCGTGACGCTGACCTGACCGACGTCGTCCGGCACAGCGTCCAGGCGGCCGAACCCAAGGCGAAGGCTGGCGGCATCACCTTGAACCTGATCAGCGATGGATCCGCCCCCGGCCACTTCGACCCTGCCCGCATCACCCAGGCAGTCGACAACCTGATCTCCAACGCCATCAAATACACGCCGCGCGGGGGCGCCGTCACCGTCCAGGTCAGCAACGATGGTCACGAACTCCGTTGCGAGGTCACCGACACCGGCGTCGGCATGAGCGAAGAGGAACTAGACCAGGCGTTCACCCGCTTCTTCCGTGCCGCGAACGCCCACTCCTCCACCATTCCCGGCGCCGGCCTGGGGCTGGCCATCACCCGATCGATCATTCAAAACCACCGGGGAACGATCAGCCTCTCCAGCAGCCCGGGAACCGGCACGAGCGCGGCCGTGAGCCTGCCGGCCGCCGGCGCGAAACCCCCGTCACTGGTGGTCGTCTAAGGCCTCACCGCGGCGCCTTGCGTTCGAGCCGCGAACGGGGCGCACTGCCCGAGGTTACGGTATCGGGACGGAACATCTGGACACAGTTCCTCGAACGGTTGATGAACACTCATCGAAGGCCTGAAGAACCCCGGTGTATGGGAGCGTGCTCTGACTTCACGGGCCTTAGGGTCGATACCCATGATCACCCCCAATCATCGTCACCGCCGAGCGGTCATCACCGCACTGGCCGTGTCCCTCCCCTTCGCTTTCCTCACCCCGGCAGGCCCCTCCTCCGCAGCGCCCACGGCGCCCGCACCCGATCAGCAGGCTGCAGCGTCAGCGGCCGCCCATCTCGATCTCGGAGCGGCAGATCAGCCCGAGACGCGGAACGTGACCACCCTGGCCCCGGGACTGACCCGGACCACCATCACCCGCGGCACGCCCAACCAGGACTTCTTCTGGACCGCCGAAGTCGCCGTCCCGTCCACATCCCCGGACCCCGACGCCCCGGCCTCAGCGCTGTCCATCCAGGCGCAGGCCCAGAAGGTTGCCGACAAGCTCAATGCCGCTGGTGTCACTGCCCGTGTCGAGCACGTCCAGTCACCCCAGCTCGCCGACGCCGGCGGGGACCTCGGCTACCGGGTCCGGGTCGGCCAGTTCGGAACCAAGGCCGACGGCGCTGCCACGGTCGACCAGATCAAGGCCGCGGGCTACAAAGCGTCGGTGATCTACACCGGCTGGGACGGCGACGCCGGCACCAGTGAGGATGACCGCGGACCCTGGAACCTGCAGGTGCTCACGATTGATCCGAAGGAATTCAAGGGTGACCTCACCTCCTCGTTTGGACCCAATCTCGAAGACCGCGAAACCACAAGCCAGCTCTCCGCCGCTGCCGGGGCCTTGGCAGCCGTGAACGGCGGGTTCTTCACCATGGACCCCGCAGCAGGCGCCCCCGGCGACCCCGCCGGAGCAGCCGTCCACGACGGCAAGGTCCTCAGCGAGCCCGTGGGCGACCGGCCCTCCCTCGTCCTGGATAAGAACGGCACCTCGATCCAGCGGCTGCACTGGCACGGTGCCGTCTCTGCGCCGGGCGCGGCGGAACTTCCGCTGGACGGTATCGACCGGGTCCCCGGGCTGATCCGCAACTGCGGCGGCACCAATGACACCCCGACCAACCTTCCGCTGCACGACTTCACCTGCACGGACGCGGACGAGATCGTCGCCTTCACCCCGGAGTTCGGCCCCACCACCCCGGCCGGCCCAGGACTCGAGGTCGTCCTGGACGCCCAAGGGACGGTCACCGCCGTCAACCACACGCGCGGGGCCGCTGTGCCCGCCGGCGGGCAGACGGTGCAGGCGATCGGCGCCCACGTCGACACGCTCGCCGCCCTGGCCGTCCCGGGCAAGAAGCTCAAGGTCGACACCGATTTACTCACCGAGAACGGCAAGACCCTGACGACCACCCCGACGACGGACGTCGTCAACGGCGGCCCGACCCTGGTCCAGGACGGCCAGCTGGACGTCACGGCCAAGCGGGACGGCATGGTCCGGACCAACGACAGCAACAGCTTCTTCTACGGCTGGGTCCACAAGCGCAACCCCCGCACCTTCGCCGGAGTGGACGCCCAGGGCCGGACCCTGCTGGTCACCGCCGACGGCCGCCAAACCACCAGCCTTGGCCTGAGCCTGAACGAGGAAGCCCACGTGGCAAGGTCGCTCGGCATGGTCAATGCAATGAATCTGGACGGCGGCGGATCCACCACCATGGTCCAGGGCGGCCAGGTCATGAACTCCCCGTCTGACGCCACCGGCGAACGCCCCGTGGGAGACGCCCTTCTCGTACTCCCAAGCCGCAAGCCGTAACCCGGCCCAAGCCCCTCACGTTCCACCCCACAACAACCCCAACTCTGGAGAACCCATGAAGTACACCAAGCTGCTGACCGCGGCCGCCATCACCGCCGGCCTTGCCTTGGGAACATCCCTTCCGGCCCATGCCGCGGACACCAACCCCAACGGCACCGACAACCACTTTGACCTGCAGGCACACCGCGGCGGCATCGGCCTGACCGTCGAATCGACTTTGGCGTCCTTCGCCAAGGGCATCGAGACCGGCGTGTCCACCTTGGAGATGGACCTGCAGATCACCAAGGACGGCCGCGAAGTCATCACCCACGACCGGAAGATCGATGGCCGGAAATGCAAGGACACCGCGCCTGTCACCCCGGGTGACCCGTCCTTCCCGTATGTGGGCAAGTACATCAAGGACCTCACCTTCGACCAGGTCCGCAGCCTGGACTGCGGCTCCCAGACGCTGCCCCAGTTCCCCGGCCAGCAGGCCTCCCCCGGAGCCAAGATGCCGACCCTGGCAGAGGTCTTCGACCTGGCCAACCGTTACCGGGCCAGCCAGGTCAAGTTCAACATCGAAACCAAGGTCGAGGCCGGCGCCCCGGAACAGACTGCCCCGCGCGAACAGTTCGTCGACGTCGCGCTGCGCGAAATCAACAAGGCCCACATGGCAGAGCGCGTCTCCATCGAAAGCTTCGACTGGGGCTCGCTGCGCCTGGTGAAGGAACGCCAGCCCGGCATCCGCACCGTGGCCCTCACCAACAAGGACTTCCTGCAGGCCGGCCAGCCGGGCAAGTCGCCATGGCTCGGAGGCATCGACGCGGATGACTTCGGCGGGGACCTCGTGGACGCCGCAGCCAGCCTCGGCTTCGACGCCATCTCCCCCGTCCACGGCACGCCCCAGAACGGCACCGTCACCGACCCAGGCTACGTCCCCTACGTCACTGCGGACATGGTGACCCGCGCCCACGCCAAGGGCATGCAGGTCATCCCCTGGACCGTCGATGACAAGCCGACCATGCGCAAGCTCATGGACGACGACGTCGACGGCGTCATCACCGACTACCCGGACAAGCTGCGCGACGTCCTGGCCGAGCGCGGCCTGAAACTGCCCAAGCAGTACACCCTGGAACCGGGCATGTCGGCAGCCAAGTAGCCTGGCCGGGCCCCGCTTCAAGGTCCTCAGCTTCTGCTCGTCAGACTTGCCAACCAGATCCTAAGCATGCTTAGGATGGATGCAGCCGAATGCGAACGGCTGCCAACCAGAGGAGGAAACACCATGGGACTGGGCGACAAGATTGACAACGCTGCCGAGAAGGCAGGCGGCAAGGCCAAGGAGACGGCCGGCGCCGCAACAGGCGACGAAAGCCTCCGGACGGAAGGCCAGGCCGACCAGGCCAAGGGCGATCTGAAACAGGCCGGCGAAAAGGTCAAGGACGCCTTCAAGGACTGACAGCTTTATACGGGAAGGGCGCGCTCAGCGAACGGGGCGCGCCTTTTTCGTGTCCTCATGGTGTGTGCGTCTGCTTCTGGAAGGTGTTCTGATCCAGCCGTGTGGCGAGGTCAGGCATTCCTCCAGCGATCCCTACTCTTTTCCGCTATAGCCGTCCAGAGAGCCCTGTCGACTGCCGATCTCGTGCTGTTCGAGATCGGGTCCGCTGCCGTACGGCGTACCCTCATGGCCAGCGCCAGAAGCGTCCTCGGATAAGGTCGGCCGGACAGGTGAGCGGCCCCCCAAGCCGGAAGCATTCGCCTCCGCGAGTTCTGATGGGCGTGACCTAGGAAAGGCCCTTCTCGCCTTCATGGTGCAGTCCCCGTGGTTCGCGATTCGGGATACGCCGTGGCATTGCCTGCTGGTTCGAGGAGGGCCTCGCCCCGGCTGGGGACTGTGCCGTCGGCGCGGTCCCAAAGCGTCTGTTCCCGGGTGAGCCCGAACGGGACATCCTGCGTGACCTGGGCAGTGTATTGTCCCGGTCCGTGCCGGAGGACCATGAGCCCGCATTTCCGCGAGAGGGCGGTGGGCAACAGTGTGTCCACGGCGCTTGCTAGCTCTGTTTCAACCTGGGCGGGGTTTGTGATGCTCAGGGTGACTGCGTCCCAGCCGGTGGGGGTGGGTGCGGGATGTCTCATTTGTGGGCGTGTTCCAGTACGGGGACGGGCGGCGGGAGGAGCGGGAGGACCGAGCTCTTGGTGGTGGTTCGTTTCTGCAGGCGTGAGGCGAGGGCGGTGAGGCTGCCGCTGACGACCAGGTAGATGAGTGTGACAACGATGTAGGTGGGGATCAGCTGGTTGATGTACGACGTGAGCAGTTGGCCGCGGTAGAGCAGCTCGGTGTAGGCGACGATGTATCCCAGTGTGGTGTCTTTGAGCAGGCTGACAAACTGTGTCAGCAGCGAAGGTGCAACATTGCGCAGGGCTTGAGGCAGGACAACGAGACGCATGGTCTGGGAATGCTTCAGGCCTAGGCTCAACGCTGCTTCGGCTTGCCCGGAAGGGAGGCTGGTGATACCTGCCCGGACGATTTCGGCGAAGACAGCAGCCGTAACGAACGTCAGCGGGATGACCATCTTCCACAACGTCGGCACGTTGATCCCGAGTTGGGGAAGTCCAAACAGCATTAAGTAGATGAGCAGCAGGACCGGGACCGTCCGGGCGACTTCTATGTAGGCGATGCAGACCCAGCGGACCGGGCGGCGCCGGCTTAGCCGCCCCAGTGCCAGAAGGGTCCCGAGGACGGAGCCAAGAACGGCGACGATGCCGGCCGACTGAAGGGTGCCGAGCAGTCCGGTGAGCAGGTACTGCCAGACCACCCATTGGGTGAAGGGCGCCCAGCGTTGGGGGTTGAGCTGGTCGTGGGAGCCGAACTGCCACAATCCGGCGGCGACAAGAGCGACCAGCGCAAGCGCGCTGATCACCGAGGCAATGCGGACGTTGCGGCGTGTGCGGGGTCCCGGTGCGTCATAGATGAAACTCATCGGATGATCGCCACCTTTCGTTCGATCCGGCCGGTAACCAGTCCAATGACCAGGGCAATCGCCATGTAGACGAGGCCTCCGGTGGTGTAGAAAAGGACGGGCTGGGCGTAGACGAGGTTGATGCTGTTAATGCGGGCCGTCAGGTCCAGAACCCCGACGACGGCCGCGAGGGACGTGTTCATGGCCAGGGCGATCATGATGTTGCCCAGTGGCTGGACGACGGAACGGAACGCCTGGGGCACGATCACCCAGCGAAGGGACTGGGGCAGTGTGAGCCCGAGCGCCCGGGCCGCTTCAATCTGGCCGCGCGAAACGGTGTTGACCCCGCTCCGCACGGCTTCGGAGACGTACGCGGCTTCATAAACGGTCAGGACGATGATCACGGTCGGTACTACCGGAAGGATCAGCCCGGCGGCAGGTAGCGCAAAAACTGCCAGGATCAACAGCGCCAGGAGGGGAACGTTGATAAAGAACTGCACGTAGGCAAAGGCTGCTGCCCGCAGGGACGGCACGGGGCTGATGCGTGCCACGGTGACGAACACTCCGAGGATCAGGGAGCCGATGCCGGCGACCAGGGTCATCAGGAGGGTCAGTCCCAGCCCCTGCAGGAGAGGCTCGAGATTGTCGATTGCAATGTTCATGTTGGTCTTCTCACTGGCGCTGTTGCCTGTTTTGCGTGGTCAGGAACCGGGAACGGAGCCGATGGCCGGCGGTGTCGGGGCCGGTGAATCGCCGACCGAGCCCAGCGTGTTCTTCCAGACCTGGGTCCAGAGTCCCTTGGTCTCGATCGTCTTCAGCCAATTGTTGACGAAAGTCTTGAACGCGGAATCGTTGTGCTTCAGCCCGATGCCGTAAGGCTCGGCGGTGAAGGGGGCACCGACAACCTTGATGTCCTTGTTCGTTGCCGACTGGCTGGCGAGCAGGACGTAGTCCTGGACGTAGGCGTCGCCACGGCCCTGCGTGAGCGCCTGGACACCCTCGGGGGTTGTGGCAAATGGCATGAGCTTTGCGCCGGGCTGCTTTGCGGGAACCTCAGAGACAGACGGTGTTCCGGTCTGCACGATCACGTTCTTGCCGTTGAGGTCATCAATGCCCTTGATGGTCGTGTTGTCCGCCTTCACGGCGACAGCGAGCCCGGACATGAAGTAAGGTCCGGCGAAGTCAACCTGCTCCGCACGCTTGGTGGTGATCGTGTACGTGGAGAAGACGACGTCAACGGTGCCATTGGCGAGCAGGGCTTCGCGGGTTTCGGATGCCGAGGGCACCCATTCCACGTTTGGCTTGCCCAGGATGTAGACGGCCAGCATCTTGGCAAGGTCCGCGTCGAGCCCGTTGACCTTCTGTGGGTCCGAGGGATCCTGCTGGGAAACCAGCGGAGCGTCCAGCGCGGTGGCGACAATGAGCTTGCCACGCTGCTTGATCTTTTCCATGGTGGAACCGGGGATGATCAAATCATTTCCGGCCACCGGCGCGCTGCTGATGGTGGAATCGTTGGCGGCGGAGGTCATGGAACCGGCCGCTCCGGGAATGTTGACCGGTTCGCTGGAGCAGGCACTCAGGGCAAGGGCCGCCGAGGTGAGGAGTGCCCCGGCGATGGCTGTGCGCCGGCGTACAACGGCATTGTTGAACATGGTGGTACCTTTCAGGGGTTTTGCTGGAGGGACGGGTGTACCCCAGGGAGGGGAAAGAATTGCGCGGTGAAGCCACCGCTCAGTGGGAGAGGACCGAAGCCAGGAATGAACGTGCTCGTTCGGTTTTCGGGCTGTCGAAGAACGCATCCGGTGCGTCCTGCTCGACGATCGCGCCCTGGTCCATGAAAATCACCCGGTCCGCGGCTCGACGGGCGAAGCCCATCTCGTGGGTGACCACGACCATGGTCATGCCCTCCGCGGCAAGGGACGTCATGACATTCAGGACCTCGTTGACCATTTCGGGATCCAGCGCCGATGTTGGTTCATCAAAGAGCATGACTTTGGGGTTCATGGCCAGTG comes from Pseudarthrobacter sp. NIBRBAC000502770 and encodes:
- a CDS encoding aldehyde dehydrogenase family protein: MAVLGILPPETQAAMSRVLIKSSTRNTGRTCYISTRILAPASRYDEVVDMVTASIAAGKQGDPWIRTRCLAPAPPKRSTGRFCAVGFPHMQPALADAGDEVDPLDGVERPPPLPSCGRQR
- a CDS encoding competence protein CoiA family protein, which translates into the protein MAILDGARVDASEYSAAAWAALKESEDAKRVVMPLCGIRAIAKSRGETFFFAHYRTSECKVDHGGESPQHIAMKTALRDRINAIDGWHALVEYPHPSREWIIDVLAESDDKRRRIAFEVQLSSQTPERYQQRSQRYFNDRVFPMWIIPRRLEYNRTHIPAVVTGFGKSSAVPEDPTDLMTLDIRCDFREEDTLGDLVDNLLRRGHRWAYGSPDDQAARHKREEEYEARLREEERLRQEALNARIEEMNNNSASPEAAFGVHTVFTEDGPFVWATLTQCWSCEHPMLLWNADSARAGVQYSSPPALEIRREVGAKRYENHPDVHKVLNKWMRETRADVEKAKIQVRRSKMKGADYSAFVCPQCDALIGQMFISCLRTEKWSLVSAPLLKKKGVAARPAAGEAGHFDPRRGKPRKQRLAAVPLEPRIHPPRPTVPEELQTDRKKTWEELHSPDGIAEARRRFMGTSSPYRGN
- a CDS encoding HAMP domain-containing sensor histidine kinase, whose amino-acid sequence is MLVTILTRILNPELAWSGPFLYSLGIHLFLLAACALVPWRRVPERAVLIIPLLDCLAIGITREAADQYLAVLGFLLVFPVVWLAADRRRSGVLLAILFTVLSAVLPPVILGTGFDGPDFIRIVLLPVIVGAIALTAYAIANALSLQRRQLEAQACEVRDLLAASEERERLIGTVMDTVSVGVCALDAQGGIVLMNHQLSSRVGRTITGTPTPDDHADCPVYGADRKHPLPMERHPAFRAARGESFTDELIWAGEGTDQKAYSATCRLIEGAGGQRSGAVLAFTDVTALVEALSAKDQFVANVSHELRTPLTSIVGYLDLGLAEEGVDPEMEFFLTVARRNAERLLHLVGDLLTIASDGMTIEPRDADLTDVVRHSVQAAEPKAKAGGITLNLISDGSAPGHFDPARITQAVDNLISNAIKYTPRGGAVTVQVSNDGHELRCEVTDTGVGMSEEELDQAFTRFFRAANAHSSTIPGAGLGLAITRSIIQNHRGTISLSSSPGTGTSAAVSLPAAGAKPPSLVVV
- a CDS encoding PIN-like domain-containing protein, producing MRDKFRGFYRPSAEELQGLWNTATIVFDANVLLDFHRYEATTSATYLELASAFQERLWLPFQAAHEYHENRLAVRSETNATHKEQINHIERLVNAISQSPRKSHLTAGDKHKALLAAAKDLLDELREESAKLADRNGPSAEDAVLEKITELYEGKVGDEPSPDDLEKLYKEGAVRFAQEIPPGYKDQAKEGTRKYGDFVFWRQVLDYAKEHELDIILVTEDAKEDWWVSAQGKQIMPRPELIKEFREHSRGRSIHIYNGLSFFNYAASHVQSVASHERILSAREELEDVAQQRAETQNEANSSYAEWLSPAAYNLTRDPQARVSLPFEAAIRASSERLQALHAEIRALEAEVVRQRNHMIARDEAGTEPDDPMTSELRQRLAETRARLNVLYDQAGLSEIQQHIRQYALRPVFDRYEDN
- a CDS encoding phosphodiester glycosidase family protein, coding for MITPNHRHRRAVITALAVSLPFAFLTPAGPSSAAPTAPAPDQQAAASAAAHLDLGAADQPETRNVTTLAPGLTRTTITRGTPNQDFFWTAEVAVPSTSPDPDAPASALSIQAQAQKVADKLNAAGVTARVEHVQSPQLADAGGDLGYRVRVGQFGTKADGAATVDQIKAAGYKASVIYTGWDGDAGTSEDDRGPWNLQVLTIDPKEFKGDLTSSFGPNLEDRETTSQLSAAAGALAAVNGGFFTMDPAAGAPGDPAGAAVHDGKVLSEPVGDRPSLVLDKNGTSIQRLHWHGAVSAPGAAELPLDGIDRVPGLIRNCGGTNDTPTNLPLHDFTCTDADEIVAFTPEFGPTTPAGPGLEVVLDAQGTVTAVNHTRGAAVPAGGQTVQAIGAHVDTLAALAVPGKKLKVDTDLLTENGKTLTTTPTTDVVNGGPTLVQDGQLDVTAKRDGMVRTNDSNSFFYGWVHKRNPRTFAGVDAQGRTLLVTADGRQTTSLGLSLNEEAHVARSLGMVNAMNLDGGGSTTMVQGGQVMNSPSDATGERPVGDALLVLPSRKP
- a CDS encoding STAS/SEC14 domain-containing protein, with the translated sequence MSAHVEVAGGKAILTLRPDGILQLVWAPGAYVDEDDAVSAVTMMNQVSPDHDRPLLVDMRNIGNTSTRARDVFVRPHAVSRVALLGESPVDEVIASFFTGVRQPQRPTRYFTSEAKALSWLSGG